A window from Roseburia sp. 499 encodes these proteins:
- a CDS encoding IMP cyclohydrolase has protein sequence MNMLSLETELKGNSYPGRGIVIGKSTDGKYAVTAYFIMGRSENSRNRVFVEDGEGIRTQAFDPSKLSDPSLIIYAPVRVLGNKTIVTNGDQTDTIYELMDKQQTFEQALRTREFEPDAPNYTPRISGIMHVENGAYNYAMSILKSNNGNPDACNRYTFAYENPVAGEGHFIHTYMGDGNPLPSFEGEPKLVALEGDIDSFTEKVWNSLNEDNKVSLFVRYIEIETGKYETRIVNKNK, from the coding sequence ATGAACATGTTGTCATTGGAAACTGAATTAAAAGGAAATTCTTATCCTGGAAGAGGAATTGTAATCGGTAAATCAACGGATGGAAAGTACGCTGTTACCGCTTATTTTATTATGGGAAGAAGTGAAAATAGCAGAAATCGTGTATTTGTAGAGGATGGGGAAGGAATCCGTACACAGGCATTTGACCCGTCTAAGCTGAGCGATCCAAGTCTGATTATTTATGCTCCTGTAAGAGTGTTGGGCAACAAGACAATTGTTACTAATGGAGATCAGACAGATACTATTTATGAGTTGATGGATAAGCAGCAGACTTTTGAACAGGCACTTCGTACCCGTGAGTTTGAACCGGATGCGCCGAATTATACCCCTCGTATCTCTGGTATTATGCATGTGGAGAATGGAGCATATAATTATGCAATGTCTATTTTGAAGAGTAACAACGGTAATCCGGATGCTTGCAATCGTTATACATTTGCTTATGAGAATCCGGTAGCGGGAGAAGGACATTTTATTCATACCTATATGGGAGATGGTAATCCATTGCCAAGTTTCGAAGGAGAACCGAAGCTTGTAGCACTGGAAGGTGATATTGATAGTTTTACAGAAAAGGTATGGAATAGCTTGAATGAAGATAATAAGGTATCTCTTTTTGTAAGATATATTGAAATTGAGACAGGAAAATACGAGACCAGAATCGTAAATAAGAATAAATAA
- a CDS encoding sensor histidine kinase: protein MKHSITRKITTIMISIVAGTVLLCWFINTTLLEDYYISHKKDVLIETFQTVDKAYAEGNGDTESFEIELEKQCANSNITLMVISSNGTIIQSNVSNKDMLLEQFLDIMFSAQSQNAVVVENTKDYLIEKTADTRLKSDYLVLCGTMQDGNQILLRTALESIKESVGIANRFLAYVGIVAVILCAIILYFVTRRITNPILQLAEISRRMTNLDFDAKFQSRGENEIDFLGEHMNQMSETLEKTISELKSANNQLKIDIEKKEQVDEMRKEFISNVSHELKTPIALIQGYAEGLQECINDDAESREFYCEVIMDEAEKMNRMVKNLLTLNQLESGNEQVVFERFDITELIQGVINATAILREQNGISLTLDAGKPMYVWADEFKTEQVLTNYISNAIHYASGEKKIHITVKQENDIVRVGVFNTGNPIPESDIEHIWEKFYKVDKARTREYGGNGIGLSIVKAIMDSFHRECGVINYENGVEFWFELDGKNS, encoded by the coding sequence ATGAAACATTCCATAACCAGAAAAATTACAACTATTATGATAAGCATCGTAGCCGGCACAGTCTTACTGTGCTGGTTTATTAATACCACTCTTTTGGAGGACTACTATATCTCTCATAAAAAAGATGTTCTGATTGAGACGTTTCAGACGGTAGATAAGGCTTACGCGGAAGGAAACGGCGATACAGAATCGTTTGAAATTGAGTTGGAAAAACAGTGTGCCAATAGCAATATTACACTGATGGTAATTAGTTCAAATGGAACCATTATTCAGTCTAATGTGTCTAACAAGGACATGCTGTTAGAACAGTTTTTAGATATTATGTTTTCCGCCCAAAGCCAGAATGCTGTAGTAGTAGAAAATACAAAGGATTATCTGATAGAAAAAACAGCAGATACCAGGTTGAAATCTGATTATTTGGTATTGTGTGGAACGATGCAGGATGGAAATCAGATTCTTTTACGAACTGCGTTGGAGAGTATTAAGGAAAGTGTAGGAATCGCCAATCGTTTTCTGGCATATGTAGGAATAGTGGCTGTTATTTTGTGTGCTATTATTTTGTATTTTGTTACAAGAAGGATTACAAACCCTATTTTGCAACTGGCAGAAATTTCCAGAAGAATGACCAATCTGGATTTTGATGCAAAATTCCAGAGCCGGGGAGAGAATGAGATAGATTTTCTGGGCGAGCATATGAATCAGATGTCGGAAACGCTGGAAAAGACCATATCAGAGTTAAAAAGTGCCAATAATCAGTTGAAAATTGACATAGAAAAGAAAGAACAGGTTGATGAAATGCGCAAGGAATTCATTTCCAATGTGTCCCATGAACTAAAAACACCGATTGCATTGATTCAGGGATATGCAGAAGGTTTACAGGAATGTATCAATGATGATGCAGAGAGTAGGGAGTTTTATTGTGAGGTTATCATGGATGAAGCGGAAAAGATGAATCGAATGGTAAAAAATCTTTTGACCTTAAATCAGTTGGAATCCGGAAATGAGCAAGTCGTATTTGAGCGTTTTGATATTACCGAGTTAATACAAGGAGTAATCAATGCCACAGCAATTTTGAGGGAACAGAATGGAATTAGCTTAACTTTAGACGCAGGAAAGCCGATGTATGTATGGGCGGATGAATTTAAAACAGAGCAAGTGTTGACAAACTATATCAGCAATGCGATTCATTATGCTTCTGGTGAAAAAAAGATTCACATTACGGTAAAACAAGAGAATGATATTGTAAGAGTAGGAGTATTTAATACAGGAAATCCAATTCCTGAGTCTGACATAGAACATATATGGGAGAAGTTTTACAAGGTAGATAAGGCAAGAACCAGAGAATATGGTGGGAATGGAATTGGACTTTCCATTGTAAAGGCAATTATGGATTCCTTCCATCGAGAATGCGGTGTTATTAATTATGAAAACGGGGTAGAATTCTGGTTTGAATTGGATGGCAAGAACAGCTAA
- a CDS encoding phosphoribosylaminoimidazolecarboxamide formyltransferase, which translates to MKELELKYGCNPNQKPSRIYMENGELPIKVLSGKPGYINFLDAFNGWQLVKELKQATGLPAATSFKHVSPAGAAVGLPLTDVEKKIYWVDDMDIEFTPLANAYARARGADRMSSFGDFISLSDVCDVATAKIIKREVSDGVIAPGYEPEALEILKAKKKGNYNIIEIDPNYVPAPIEHKEVFGISFEQGRNELKIDKDFFDNIVTENKEIPESAKIDLAIAMITLKYTQSNSVCYAKGGQAIGIGAGQQSRIHCTRLAGQKADNWFLRQSPKVLGLQFVDGIGRADRDNSIDLYIGDDYMDVLADGAWEKIFKVKPEVFTREEKRAWLDQMTDVALGSDAFFPFGDNIERAHKSGVKYVAEPGGSIRDDNVIDTCNKYNMAMCFTGIRLFHH; encoded by the coding sequence ATGAAAGAATTAGAGTTAAAATATGGATGTAATCCGAATCAGAAGCCATCCAGAATTTATATGGAGAATGGCGAGCTTCCTATTAAAGTATTAAGTGGTAAACCAGGATATATCAATTTTTTGGATGCATTTAATGGATGGCAGTTGGTAAAGGAATTAAAGCAGGCAACCGGACTTCCGGCAGCAACATCCTTTAAGCATGTATCACCGGCAGGTGCAGCAGTAGGACTTCCTCTTACTGATGTGGAAAAGAAAATCTATTGGGTAGATGATATGGATATAGAGTTTACACCGCTTGCTAATGCATATGCAAGAGCCAGAGGTGCAGACCGTATGTCTTCCTTTGGAGATTTCATTTCTTTATCTGATGTCTGTGATGTGGCAACAGCTAAAATTATTAAACGCGAGGTTTCTGATGGTGTTATTGCACCGGGATATGAACCGGAAGCGCTTGAAATTTTAAAGGCGAAAAAGAAGGGAAATTATAATATTATTGAAATTGACCCAAATTATGTACCGGCTCCAATTGAGCATAAAGAAGTATTTGGTATCAGCTTTGAACAGGGAAGAAACGAACTGAAGATTGATAAGGATTTCTTTGATAATATTGTAACAGAAAATAAGGAAATTCCGGAATCTGCAAAAATTGACCTTGCAATTGCAATGATTACGTTGAAGTATACTCAGTCTAATTCAGTCTGTTATGCAAAGGGTGGACAGGCAATTGGAATCGGTGCCGGACAGCAGTCCAGAATCCATTGTACTCGTCTTGCAGGACAGAAGGCAGATAACTGGTTCTTACGTCAGTCTCCAAAGGTACTTGGATTACAGTTCGTAGACGGAATCGGAAGAGCTGACCGTGATAATTCCATTGACCTTTATATTGGTGATGATTATATGGACGTATTGGCAGATGGTGCATGGGAGAAAATCTTTAAGGTAAAACCAGAGGTATTTACCAGAGAAGAAAAGCGTGCATGGTTAGATCAGATGACAGATGTGGCACTTGGCTCTGATGCATTCTTCCCATTCGGCGATAATATTGAACGCGCTCATAAGAGTGGTGTGAAGTATGTGGCAGAACCGGGCGGATCTATTCGTGATGATAATGTTATTGATACATGTAATAAATACAATATGGCAATGTGCTTTACAGGAATTCGTTTGTTCCATCACTAA
- a CDS encoding acetate/propionate family kinase — translation MNVLVINCGSSSLKYQVIDSETEEVLAKGLCERIGIDGRLVYQNKKNGGEKEVSEVAMPTHKQAIQLVLDAIVNPKTGVLKDLSEIGAVGHRVVHGGEKFASSTILNEEVLKAVEECNDLAPLHNPANLIGIRACQELMPNVPMVGVFDTAFHQTMPEKAYLYGIDYDYYEKYKIRRYGFHGTSHSYVSKRAAEMLGKPYDQVKTIVCHLGNGASVCAVENGKSVDTSMGLTPLEGLIMGTRSGNIDPGAMEYLAKKENLNLEQVVQILNKKSGLEGLSHISSDLRDVRSAAEEGKPEGIRALEAFCYHIAKYIGAYTAAMNGVDVICFTAGIGENAGGIRSKICNYLGYLGLKMDEEANKVEGEERIISAADSKVTVMCIPTNEELAIARETVALVTK, via the coding sequence ATGAACGTATTAGTAATCAATTGCGGAAGTTCTTCCCTGAAATATCAGGTTATTGATTCTGAAACAGAGGAAGTTCTGGCAAAGGGACTTTGCGAGAGAATTGGAATTGATGGAAGACTGGTTTACCAGAATAAGAAGAATGGTGGAGAAAAGGAAGTTTCAGAAGTAGCAATGCCTACACATAAGCAGGCAATTCAGTTAGTTCTGGATGCAATTGTGAATCCAAAGACCGGAGTGTTAAAGGATTTATCTGAAATCGGAGCAGTAGGACACAGAGTAGTACATGGTGGAGAAAAGTTCGCTTCTTCCACTATTTTAAATGAGGAAGTTTTAAAGGCAGTAGAAGAGTGTAATGATCTTGCACCGCTTCACAATCCGGCAAACTTAATTGGAATCCGTGCATGTCAGGAATTGATGCCGAATGTACCAATGGTCGGAGTATTTGATACTGCATTTCATCAGACCATGCCGGAAAAAGCATATCTTTATGGTATTGATTATGACTATTATGAGAAATATAAGATTAGAAGATACGGTTTCCATGGAACTTCCCACAGCTATGTTTCTAAAAGAGCCGCTGAAATGTTAGGAAAACCATATGATCAGGTAAAGACGATTGTATGTCATTTAGGAAATGGTGCATCTGTGTGTGCAGTAGAAAATGGAAAATCTGTAGATACATCTATGGGACTTACACCATTGGAAGGTTTAATCATGGGAACACGTTCCGGAAATATTGATCCGGGAGCAATGGAATATCTGGCAAAGAAGGAAAATTTGAACTTGGAGCAGGTTGTACAGATATTGAATAAAAAGTCCGGATTAGAGGGATTATCTCATATTTCCAGTGATTTGCGTGATGTAAGATCTGCAGCAGAAGAAGGAAAGCCGGAAGGAATTCGTGCATTAGAAGCATTCTGCTATCATATTGCAAAATATATCGGTGCTTATACAGCAGCTATGAACGGTGTGGATGTTATCTGCTTTACTGCCGGAATTGGTGAAAATGCCGGTGGTATTCGTTCTAAAATTTGTAACTACTTAGGATATCTTGGATTAAAGATGGATGAAGAGGCAAATAAAGTAGAAGGCGAAGAACGTATCATTTCAGCAGCAGATTCTAAAGTAACCGTAATGTGTATTCCTACAAATGAAGAACTTGCAATTGCAAGAGAGACGGTAGCATTAGTTACAAAATAG
- a CDS encoding nucleotidyltransferase: MNVLGIIAEYNPFHYGHAYQIKTLKKQTNADYVIIAMSGNFVQRGAPALLEKYTRAHMALKGGADLVLELPVLYASASAEYFAKGGVSLLHNTGVVTHLGFGTENDNLSILQKISDILLKNPLAFQEHLQQELKNGLSFPAARAKALETVFSVTESDDATEVNHILASPNNILAIEYLKALASLSSSIQPVPLLRKGKGYHDTEMSEGFCSASAIRKHLHDLNTDSADRNLEHSTMPEYSFELLTQYPHTLLFEDDFSQLVHYKLLTESPDALATYADSSPELANRMYRARHSFTSWSQFCELLKTKNTTYTRISRLLLHLILNIKSTDYGFLKTDTLTPYFKLLGFRKSAAPLLSSFKETGKAPLITNISDAENQLSADARSLLQLDITASDLYHLALTAKGNQPPLNDYRHPLVIIP; encoded by the coding sequence ATGAACGTATTAGGAATCATTGCAGAATATAACCCATTTCATTATGGTCACGCTTATCAGATAAAAACCTTAAAAAAACAAACAAACGCAGACTACGTTATCATTGCTATGAGTGGAAATTTTGTTCAACGGGGCGCACCTGCCTTGCTTGAAAAATATACCCGCGCTCATATGGCACTAAAGGGTGGTGCAGACCTGGTATTAGAACTTCCGGTATTATACGCTTCTGCCAGTGCCGAGTATTTTGCCAAAGGCGGTGTCTCTCTCCTTCATAATACAGGAGTTGTCACTCATCTTGGATTCGGTACAGAGAACGATAATCTTTCCATTCTTCAAAAGATTTCCGATATTCTGCTGAAAAATCCTCTAGCATTTCAAGAACATCTCCAACAAGAATTAAAAAACGGACTTTCCTTTCCCGCTGCCCGCGCTAAGGCATTGGAAACTGTTTTTTCTGTCACAGAATCGGATGATGCTACTGAAGTAAATCATATTTTGGCTTCGCCAAATAATATTTTAGCTATTGAATATTTAAAAGCTTTGGCTTCCCTTTCCTCTTCCATCCAACCTGTTCCTCTTTTACGCAAAGGAAAGGGATATCATGACACAGAGATGTCAGAGGGTTTCTGCTCAGCTTCCGCCATTCGCAAACATCTGCATGATTTAAACACTGATTCTGCAGATAGGAATTTGGAACACTCCACTATGCCGGAATACAGTTTTGAGCTACTAACCCAATATCCACATACCTTGCTATTTGAAGATGATTTTTCCCAATTAGTACATTATAAACTTCTAACAGAATCCCCGGATGCACTTGCCACTTATGCCGACAGTTCTCCAGAACTAGCAAACCGTATGTATCGCGCCAGACATTCCTTTACCTCATGGTCCCAATTCTGTGAACTTTTAAAAACAAAGAACACCACATATACCAGAATCAGCCGTCTGTTGCTACATCTGATATTAAATATAAAAAGTACTGATTATGGATTTCTAAAAACAGACACACTCACTCCCTACTTTAAATTACTAGGTTTTCGTAAGTCTGCCGCTCCTCTGCTTTCTTCGTTCAAAGAAACCGGAAAGGCTCCTCTCATTACCAATATTTCCGATGCAGAGAACCAATTATCAGCTGATGCTCGTTCTCTTCTCCAGCTGGATATTACCGCTTCCGACTTATATCATCTGGCTTTAACCGCCAAAGGCAATCAACCACCACTCAATGACTATCGACATCCACTGGTAATAATTCCGTAA
- a CDS encoding YesL family protein encodes MGIFNMDGELVRTLGKIIDIICLSILFIVCSFPIFTMGTAATALYYTVNKVIRNDRGYIFKEYMLAFKNNFKQTIPIWLLVLALSGLLGLDIHIMNAWSENGSKLGALVVVFLIMGAFLVAWMLYLLAYMARFENTRKQSMKNALLIMLIHLPWTVVLIVLTLAGLFLMYVAPISIFFVPGLFTLLESLILEKIFWKYMSEEDKEAEKERNREYKN; translated from the coding sequence ATGGGAATATTTAATATGGACGGGGAGCTTGTGAGAACATTGGGGAAGATAATAGATATTATTTGTTTGAGTATTCTGTTTATTGTCTGTTCTTTTCCTATATTCACCATGGGAACCGCAGCTACAGCATTATATTATACTGTGAATAAAGTAATCAGAAATGACAGAGGATATATTTTTAAAGAATATATGTTGGCCTTTAAGAATAATTTTAAACAGACAATACCTATATGGCTTTTAGTGTTAGCGCTTTCTGGTTTGCTTGGATTAGATATTCATATTATGAATGCTTGGAGTGAAAATGGAAGCAAGCTAGGTGCCCTTGTTGTTGTTTTTTTAATTATGGGAGCATTTTTGGTGGCATGGATGCTTTATCTTTTGGCATATATGGCAAGATTTGAGAATACTAGAAAACAATCTATGAAAAATGCATTATTAATTATGTTGATACATCTTCCGTGGACGGTGGTACTGATTGTATTGACACTTGCAGGTTTATTTCTTATGTATGTGGCGCCGATATCTATATTTTTTGTTCCGGGATTGTTTACATTGTTGGAATCCCTCATTTTAGAGAAAATTTTCTGGAAGTATATGAGCGAGGAAGATAAGGAAGCAGAGAAGGAGCGGAATCGGGAATATAAAAACTGA
- the rpmF gene encoding 50S ribosomal protein L32 encodes MSICPKNKSSKGRRDQRRANWKMTAPTLVKCSKCGELMMPHRVCKNCGSYNKKEIIPQD; translated from the coding sequence ATGTCTATATGTCCAAAAAATAAATCTTCCAAAGGAAGAAGAGATCAGAGAAGAGCAAACTGGAAAATGACTGCTCCAACATTAGTAAAATGCAGCAAGTGTGGCGAATTAATGATGCCTCATAGAGTTTGCAAGAACTGTGGAAGCTATAATAAAAAAGAGATTATTCCTCAGGACTAA
- a CDS encoding chemotaxis protein: MDTNILLENGTNELEVLEFTLAGNHYGINVAKIREILTYQPVTPIPNAHPSVEGIFMPRDTMITVINLRNCLGIPNMEQDGLFIITNFNKLNIAFHVDEVCGIHRLSWADIIKPDSTINVEESGVSTGVIKLEDRLIVILDFEKIVTDISPETGLQVSDMDEIGERDRSESPIVIAEDSPLLSKLITDCLKKAGYTHLVVCADGQEAWDKLCEFRDSGTLDNKVHLIITDIEMPRMDGHRLTKLVKEDDDIKHIPLIIFSSMVNEDLRRKGEALGADAQLTKPEIGKLVDAIDKLLDERENKLAAKAAKSNIA; this comes from the coding sequence ATGGATACAAATATTCTTTTAGAGAATGGAACAAATGAACTGGAGGTGTTGGAATTTACCTTAGCTGGAAATCATTATGGTATTAATGTTGCTAAGATTCGTGAAATTTTGACATATCAGCCGGTAACTCCGATTCCAAATGCTCATCCAAGCGTGGAAGGTATATTTATGCCAAGAGATACCATGATAACAGTTATTAATTTGAGAAATTGTCTTGGAATTCCGAACATGGAACAAGACGGACTGTTTATTATCACAAACTTTAATAAGTTGAACATTGCATTTCATGTCGATGAAGTTTGTGGAATTCACAGACTTTCTTGGGCAGATATCATTAAGCCGGATTCTACAATTAATGTTGAAGAAAGTGGAGTATCTACAGGTGTTATTAAGTTAGAGGATCGTTTGATTGTAATTCTTGATTTTGAAAAGATTGTAACTGATATTAGTCCGGAAACAGGATTGCAGGTATCTGATATGGATGAAATTGGAGAAAGAGACAGAAGTGAATCTCCAATCGTGATTGCAGAAGATTCACCATTGTTATCTAAACTGATTACAGATTGTCTGAAGAAAGCCGGATATACACATTTAGTAGTGTGTGCGGATGGACAGGAAGCATGGGATAAGCTTTGTGAGTTCCGTGATAGTGGTACTCTGGACAATAAGGTACATTTAATTATTACGGATATTGAGATGCCGAGAATGGATGGACACAGACTTACGAAGTTAGTAAAGGAAGATGATGATATAAAACATATTCCTTTGATTATTTTCTCATCAATGGTAAATGAAGATTTACGAAGAAAGGGAGAAGCACTTGGTGCAGATGCACAGCTTACAAAGCCGGAGATAGGAAAGCTGGTAGATGCTATCGATAAGCTTTTGGATGAGAGAGAAAATAAATTAGCAGCAAAGGCGGCTAAGAGTAATATTGCATAG
- a CDS encoding YceD family protein: MIVELADIISCENKEVSKQVEIELMSFNSRLGEFPIVKKAPFVLKFTNEENKRLFIRGEADVTIAIPCDRCLTDVDKEFHILIDKELDLTNQNEEKRMDETDYMVGTNLDVDKLIFGEILVSWPMKVLCKEDCKGICKRCGANLNVTECQCQKTEPDPRMAAIQDIFNKFKEV, translated from the coding sequence ATGATAGTAGAATTAGCAGACATTATTTCCTGTGAGAATAAGGAAGTGTCGAAACAGGTAGAAATTGAATTAATGTCTTTTAACTCAAGACTGGGAGAGTTTCCCATCGTGAAGAAAGCACCTTTTGTACTGAAGTTTACCAACGAAGAGAATAAACGGTTGTTTATTCGCGGGGAAGCTGATGTTACAATTGCGATTCCGTGTGACCGTTGTCTGACTGATGTAGACAAGGAGTTTCACATTTTGATTGATAAGGAATTAGACCTTACTAATCAGAACGAAGAGAAACGCATGGATGAGACAGATTATATGGTAGGTACCAATCTGGATGTAGATAAACTTATTTTTGGAGAAATTTTGGTGAGTTGGCCGATGAAGGTTCTGTGTAAAGAAGATTGCAAGGGTATTTGCAAACGGTGCGGAGCCAATCTGAATGTCACAGAGTGTCAGTGCCAGAAAACAGAACCGGATCCAAGAATGGCAGCAATCCAGGATATTTTTAACAAATTTAAGGAGGTGTGA
- the acpP gene encoding acyl carrier protein: MEFEKLKKIIAEVLNVDVEEITMDTTFVDDLGADSLDIFQIIMGLEEEFDIEIANEEAEKIVTVGDAVEQIKNAMN, from the coding sequence ATGGAATTTGAAAAGTTAAAGAAAATCATTGCAGAAGTATTAAATGTAGACGTAGAGGAAATCACAATGGACACTACATTTGTAGATGATTTAGGAGCAGATTCTCTGGATATTTTCCAGATTATCATGGGATTAGAAGAAGAATTTGACATCGAAATCGCAAACGAAGAAGCAGAGAAAATTGTTACCGTTGGCGATGCAGTAGAACAGATTAAAAATGCAATGAATTAA
- the plsX gene encoding phosphate acyltransferase PlsX, whose product MQETIKVAVDAMGGDNAPAEIVKGAIEAVTLRQDIKVYLVGQQDVVKEELAKNSYTGSQIEVVHADEVIETAEPPVMAIRKKKQSSIVIGMNMVKQQEADAFVSAGSSGAILVGGQVIVGRIKGVERPPLAPLIPTEKGVSLLIDCGANVDARASHLVQFAKMGSIYMENVMGVKNPKVAIVNIGAEEEKGNALVKETFPLLKNCPDINFVGSIEAREIPHGEADVIVCEAFVGNVILKLYEGVGSTLVSKVKQGMMTTLRSKIGALLVKPALKKTLKSFDASEYGGAPLLGLNGLVVKTHGNSKAKEVCTSIIQCVTFKEQEINEKIRKNIGTSPMEEE is encoded by the coding sequence ATGCAGGAAACGATAAAAGTAGCAGTAGATGCCATGGGTGGAGATAATGCACCGGCAGAAATTGTGAAAGGCGCCATTGAAGCTGTTACACTGCGTCAGGACATCAAGGTATATCTTGTAGGTCAGCAGGATGTGGTGAAGGAAGAATTGGCGAAAAATTCCTACACGGGTTCTCAGATTGAAGTGGTTCATGCAGATGAAGTCATTGAGACAGCAGAGCCTCCGGTTATGGCAATTCGAAAGAAAAAACAGTCATCAATCGTGATAGGAATGAATATGGTAAAACAACAGGAGGCAGATGCCTTCGTATCCGCAGGAAGTTCCGGGGCAATATTGGTAGGCGGACAAGTCATTGTAGGAAGAATCAAGGGCGTAGAACGTCCACCGCTGGCACCACTTATTCCAACGGAAAAGGGAGTATCCTTGTTAATTGACTGTGGGGCGAATGTAGACGCGAGAGCGTCACATCTGGTACAATTTGCCAAAATGGGTTCCATTTATATGGAAAATGTTATGGGAGTTAAGAATCCCAAGGTTGCCATTGTTAACATCGGTGCAGAAGAAGAGAAGGGAAATGCTCTTGTAAAGGAAACATTCCCACTGCTTAAAAATTGTCCTGATATTAACTTTGTAGGAAGTATCGAGGCAAGAGAGATTCCACATGGTGAAGCGGATGTTATTGTCTGTGAGGCATTTGTGGGAAACGTAATCTTAAAGCTTTATGAAGGTGTAGGATCAACGCTGGTTAGTAAAGTAAAACAGGGAATGATGACTACCTTAAGAAGTAAGATAGGAGCCCTACTGGTAAAACCTGCGCTGAAGAAGACATTAAAGTCTTTCGATGCATCTGAATATGGTGGAGCACCATTGTTAGGCTTAAATGGATTGGTGGTTAAGACTCACGGAAATTCAAAGGCCAAAGAAGTATGTACTTCAATTATCCAATGTGTTACCTTTAAGGAACAGGAAATTAACGAAAAAATAAGAAAGAATATTGGAACATCTCCCATGGAAGAGGAGTAG
- a CDS encoding response regulator transcription factor, giving the protein MEKLKILVVDDESRMRKLVSDFLVKQNFEVLEAADGEEALDKFYADKEIALIILDVMMPKINGWDVCKEIRETSKVPIIMLTAKGEESDELLGFDIGADEYISKPFSPKILVARVEAILRRTGKTGEDEVLEIGGITIDRLAHQVKVEGKELELSYKEFELLTYFVENKGIALSREKILNHVWNYDYFGDARTIDTHVKKLRSKLGSKGEYIKTIWGMGYKFEVEE; this is encoded by the coding sequence ATGGAAAAATTGAAGATACTGGTAGTAGATGATGAGAGCAGGATGCGTAAATTAGTAAGTGATTTTCTGGTAAAACAGAACTTTGAAGTGTTGGAAGCGGCAGATGGAGAAGAAGCACTGGACAAGTTTTACGCAGATAAGGAAATTGCATTGATAATATTAGATGTTATGATGCCTAAGATAAATGGTTGGGATGTTTGTAAAGAGATTAGAGAGACTTCTAAGGTGCCGATTATCATGTTGACTGCCAAGGGAGAAGAGAGTGATGAACTGCTGGGATTTGATATTGGAGCAGATGAATATATATCTAAGCCATTTAGTCCGAAAATACTGGTGGCACGTGTAGAAGCTATCTTGCGAAGGACGGGTAAGACAGGGGAGGATGAGGTCTTAGAAATCGGTGGCATTACGATTGACCGTTTAGCACATCAGGTAAAAGTAGAAGGAAAAGAACTGGAATTAAGTTATAAGGAATTTGAATTATTAACTTATTTTGTAGAAAATAAAGGAATTGCACTTTCCAGAGAGAAGATTTTGAACCATGTGTGGAATTATGATTATTTTGGAGATGCAAGAACCATTGATACACATGTAAAAAAATTGCGTAGTAAATTAGGTAGTAAGGGAGAATACATTAAGACCATTTGGGGAATGGGTTATAAGTTTGAGGTAGAAGAATGA